A genomic window from Actinomycetota bacterium includes:
- a CDS encoding NADH-quinone oxidoreductase subunit D: MSVDERTGAAAYGGSDDEIWVSGADWEQIEDAVTEGRLTVNVGPQHPSTHGVLRLVVELEGETIMSVKPVIGYLHTGIEKNTEYRTWTQGTTFVTRMDYLSPLFNEVAYCLAVEKLLGIDAPPRAQAVRVILMELNRIASHLVWLATGGFELGAISMMIYGFRERENILDIFEAQTGLRMNHGYVRPGGLAADVTTDFAQQCRDVISYLPERLAEYEDLLEQNPIFIHRTQDVGVLEVDDAIRYGVTGPLLRAAGADWDLRKAQPYCGYEQYDFDVPTETGADTYARFLVRMQEMRESMRIIDQAVDALPDGPVMVEDKKIAWPAQLGLGPDGIGNDPTYIRHIMGESMEALIHHFKLVTEGFAVPPGQVYVPVESPRGELGYHVVSNGTTKPYRVHVRDPSFVNLQSIDHMSRGHMVADLIAIIASLDPVMGGVDR, translated from the coding sequence ATGAGCGTGGACGAGCGCACGGGCGCGGCCGCCTACGGCGGGTCGGACGACGAGATCTGGGTCAGCGGCGCCGACTGGGAGCAGATCGAGGACGCCGTCACCGAGGGCCGGCTGACGGTCAACGTGGGCCCCCAGCACCCCTCGACCCACGGCGTGCTCCGCCTCGTCGTGGAACTCGAGGGCGAGACGATCATGAGCGTGAAGCCCGTGATCGGCTACCTGCACACCGGCATCGAGAAGAACACCGAGTACCGGACGTGGACGCAGGGCACCACGTTCGTCACCCGGATGGACTACCTGTCGCCGTTGTTCAACGAGGTCGCGTACTGCTTGGCGGTCGAGAAGCTGCTGGGCATCGACGCTCCGCCCCGTGCGCAGGCGGTGCGGGTCATCCTGATGGAGCTGAACCGCATCGCCAGCCACCTGGTGTGGTTAGCGACCGGCGGCTTCGAGCTCGGCGCGATCTCGATGATGATCTACGGCTTCCGCGAGCGGGAGAACATCCTCGACATCTTCGAGGCGCAGACCGGCCTGCGGATGAACCACGGGTACGTCCGTCCCGGTGGACTGGCTGCCGACGTCACCACCGACTTCGCACAGCAGTGCCGTGACGTGATCTCCTACCTGCCGGAGCGTCTGGCGGAGTACGAGGACCTGCTCGAGCAGAACCCGATCTTCATCCACCGCACCCAGGACGTGGGGGTGTTGGAGGTCGACGACGCCATCCGCTACGGGGTCACCGGCCCGCTTCTCCGTGCGGCGGGTGCGGACTGGGACCTGCGCAAAGCACAGCCGTACTGCGGGTACGAGCAGTACGACTTCGACGTGCCCACCGAGACGGGGGCCGACACCTACGCCCGGTTCCTGGTCCGGATGCAGGAGATGCGCGAATCGATGCGGATCATCGACCAGGCGGTCGACGCGCTCCCGGACGGCCCCGTGATGGTCGAGGACAAGAAGATCGCGTGGCCGGCGCAGTTGGGACTGGGGCCGGACGGGATCGGGAACGACCCGACCTACATCCGCCACATCATGGGCGAGTCGATGGAAGCGCTGATCCACCACTTCAAGCTCGTCACCGAGGGCTTCGCGGTCCCCCCGGGACAGGTGTACGTCCCGGTGGAATCACCCCGCGGCGAACTCGGCTACCACGTGGTGTCCAACGGCACCACCAAGCCCTACCGGGTGCACGTGCGCGATCCGTCGTTCGTGAACCTGCAGTCGATCGATCACATGTCCAGAGGGCACATGGTCGCCGACCTGATCGCGATCATCGCCAGCCTCGACCCCGTGATGGGAGGCGTGGACCGATGA
- the ndhC gene encoding NADH-quinone oxidoreductase subunit A: MLGEWLPIAILLGVAAAFSGGSLLVGHVVGPQRPNPSKLAAYECGNEPLAEVSGAQFAVKFYLVALSFLIFDVEVVFVFPWAVVFRQLGWFGIGAMGVFLAVLFIGLIYEYRAGGLEWD, encoded by the coding sequence GTGCTCGGTGAGTGGCTCCCCATCGCGATCCTGCTCGGGGTCGCGGCGGCGTTCAGCGGCGGCTCGCTCCTCGTTGGTCACGTCGTCGGCCCGCAGAGGCCCAACCCGAGCAAGCTCGCGGCTTACGAGTGCGGCAACGAACCGCTCGCCGAGGTCAGCGGGGCACAGTTCGCGGTGAAGTTCTACCTCGTGGCGCTGTCCTTCCTGATCTTCGACGTCGAGGTCGTCTTCGTCTTCCCCTGGGCGGTGGTGTTCAGGCAGCTGGGCTGGTTCGGGATCGGCGCGATGGGGGTCTTCCTCGCTGTGCTGTTCATCGGACTGATCTACGAGTACCGCGCGGGGGGTCTGGAATGGGACTAG
- a CDS encoding 1,4-dihydroxy-2-naphthoate polyprenyltransferase, whose translation MRVWVEAARPRTLPAAVVAVVVGTAAAERFIVWRFVAALAVGVSVQVGVNYANDYFDAVRGVDTPERVGPRRAVASGLVTGAQMWRATLAAFGIAAVAGLLLAAAAGWELVAVGAAALAAALTYSGGPRPYASAGLGELAVFVFFGLVATAGSQYVHDERLAAVAVTAALPVGLLATAILVVNNLRDIPTDLAAGKATLAVRLGDRRTRTLYTVMVGGALVLTVAVALSAHSAWPLLALGSAPLAVAVTRMVRTATQPRALIDALVGTVRLHVAYGLLLAVGLWLT comes from the coding sequence GTGCGGGTCTGGGTCGAGGCGGCACGACCGCGGACGCTCCCCGCGGCGGTCGTCGCCGTCGTCGTGGGAACCGCCGCGGCCGAGCGTTTCATCGTCTGGCGGTTCGTCGCGGCGCTCGCTGTCGGGGTCTCGGTCCAGGTCGGTGTGAACTACGCCAACGACTACTTCGACGCGGTCCGCGGCGTGGACACCCCCGAGCGGGTCGGCCCGCGACGGGCGGTGGCTTCCGGCTTGGTCACCGGGGCACAGATGTGGCGGGCCACCCTCGCCGCGTTCGGGATCGCTGCTGTGGCGGGCCTGCTGCTCGCGGCTGCTGCCGGTTGGGAGCTCGTCGCGGTGGGAGCGGCAGCGCTCGCAGCCGCGCTCACCTACAGCGGCGGTCCCCGCCCGTACGCCTCCGCCGGTCTGGGTGAGCTCGCGGTGTTCGTGTTCTTCGGTCTCGTGGCCACCGCCGGCTCGCAGTACGTCCACGACGAGCGGCTGGCGGCCGTGGCCGTCACCGCAGCCCTGCCGGTGGGGCTGCTGGCCACCGCGATCCTGGTCGTCAACAACCTCCGCGACATCCCCACCGACCTCGCCGCCGGGAAGGCCACCCTCGCCGTCCGCCTCGGTGACCGCCGCACCCGGACCCTGTACACGGTGATGGTCGGCGGGGCGCTGGTGCTGACGGTGGCGGTGGCTCTGTCCGCACACAGCGCGTGGCCTCTGCTCGCGTTGGGGTCGGCGCCACTGGCCGTGGCGGTCACCCGGATGGTGCGCACCGCCACCCAACCGCGGGCGCTGATCGACGCCCTGGTCGGGACGGTCCGGCTGCACGTGGCGTACGGACTGCTGCTGGCGGTGGGCCTGTGGTTGACGTGA
- a CDS encoding o-succinylbenzoate synthase, whose amino-acid sequence MRTRFRRVDERCGVLVAGPAGWGEFSPFPDYGPVYASRWLAAAHEAATRAWPAPVRDRIPVNVTVPAVDPRQAHDLVRRSGCRTAKVKVAEPGQRLSDDVARVEAVREALGSGGRIRVDANGAWDVDEAVRAIRALDRVGLEYVEQPVATCAEMALLRRRIAVPIAADEVVRTADDPLHVAGLDAADVVVIKVQPLGGVWPALEVATAADAAGLSVVVSSALETSIGLAAGVALAAALPRLPYACGLATAALLDGDVVRDPLLPEAGTIVVRRPSPDPDLLRRWAPSRDQARGLLRRLETCAAIMATTDGSGATALAAEDDR is encoded by the coding sequence ATGCGGACCCGGTTCCGGCGCGTCGACGAGCGCTGCGGGGTGCTCGTCGCCGGCCCCGCTGGGTGGGGGGAGTTCTCGCCGTTCCCCGACTACGGCCCGGTCTACGCCAGCCGGTGGCTCGCGGCGGCGCACGAGGCAGCCACACGTGCCTGGCCGGCGCCCGTCCGCGACCGCATCCCGGTCAACGTCACCGTCCCGGCGGTTGACCCGCGACAGGCTCACGACCTCGTCCGGCGTTCCGGGTGCCGCACCGCGAAGGTGAAGGTGGCCGAGCCCGGCCAGCGGCTCAGCGACGACGTGGCCAGGGTCGAGGCCGTCCGCGAGGCGCTCGGCTCGGGCGGACGGATCCGCGTCGACGCCAACGGCGCGTGGGACGTCGACGAAGCCGTCCGTGCGATCCGCGCCCTCGACCGTGTCGGCCTGGAGTACGTCGAGCAGCCGGTGGCGACGTGCGCGGAGATGGCGCTGCTGCGGCGCCGCATCGCCGTCCCGATCGCAGCTGACGAGGTGGTCCGAACGGCCGACGACCCGCTTCACGTCGCCGGGCTGGACGCCGCCGACGTGGTCGTGATCAAGGTCCAGCCGCTGGGCGGGGTGTGGCCGGCACTGGAGGTCGCCACGGCGGCTGACGCCGCCGGACTGTCCGTCGTCGTCTCGTCGGCGTTGGAGACCTCGATCGGGCTGGCTGCCGGGGTGGCTCTCGCCGCAGCTCTGCCGCGGTTGCCGTACGCCTGTGGACTGGCCACTGCCGCCCTCCTGGACGGCGACGTCGTCCGCGATCCGCTCCTGCCGGAGGCCGGCACGATCGTGGTCCGCCGCCCGAGCCCCGACCCCGATCTGCTGCGCAGGTGGGCCCCGTCTCGCGACCAGGCCCGTGGCCTGCTCCGCCGGCTGGAGACCTGTGCGGCCATCATGGCAACCACAGACGGTTCAGGCGCCACGGCTCTCGCTGCCGAGGACGACCGGTGA
- a CDS encoding NADH-quinone oxidoreductase subunit C has product MADLQTIAQRIRGRFDEVDTTSARGELTVFVPAERIRDVVRFCKDDEELACELLSDLSGVHWPGGEHVVEPQLSTTGWPPNRLTRDRGTIEVTYHLLSMSHNHRLRLVVAVNDDPQALPTVPSVTSVYPTADFHEREVYDFFGVHFDGHPNLVRILMPEEWEGYPQRKDYPLGGVDTDYHGAFIPPPDERLWSRDVPGAGGGKVGP; this is encoded by the coding sequence GTGGCTGACCTGCAGACGATCGCGCAGCGCATCCGCGGACGGTTCGATGAGGTCGACACGACCAGCGCACGAGGTGAGCTGACCGTGTTCGTCCCAGCGGAGAGGATCCGCGACGTCGTCCGCTTCTGCAAGGACGACGAGGAGCTCGCCTGCGAGCTGCTGTCGGACCTGTCCGGGGTGCACTGGCCCGGAGGGGAGCACGTCGTCGAGCCGCAGCTGTCGACCACCGGCTGGCCGCCGAACCGCCTCACGCGCGATCGCGGCACGATCGAGGTGACCTACCACCTGCTGTCGATGTCGCACAACCACCGCTTGCGCCTGGTCGTCGCGGTCAACGACGATCCGCAGGCGCTCCCCACCGTGCCCAGCGTGACGTCGGTGTACCCGACGGCGGATTTCCACGAGCGGGAGGTGTACGACTTCTTCGGGGTGCACTTCGACGGCCACCCCAACCTGGTCCGGATCCTGATGCCCGAGGAGTGGGAGGGCTATCCACAGCGGAAGGACTATCCGCTCGGCGGGGTCGACACCGACTACCACGGGGCGTTCATCCCACCGCCGGACGAGCGGCTGTGGTCACGAGACGTGCCGGGGGCCGGTGGCGGGAAGGTGGGCCCGTGA
- a CDS encoding class I SAM-dependent methyltransferase: MFERVAPCYDLANSVLSFGQDAHWRRVAAQAAHPNGSAILDVAAGTGVLSRELVRLGATEVVALDISHRMLLAGMRRRAARMRMLNADAMRLPFADRTFDAVTIAFGLRNMPDAASALREFARVTRPGGRLVVLEFSSPTWPPFRRLYDAYLTGVLPRVAQVVSSDPSAYRYLAQSILLWPDQDGLGRWLARNGWEGVRYRNLSGGIVAVHRGRRPTREDRP, translated from the coding sequence ATGTTCGAACGCGTCGCTCCCTGCTACGACCTGGCCAACAGCGTCCTGTCGTTCGGGCAGGACGCTCACTGGCGTCGCGTCGCCGCCCAGGCTGCCCACCCGAACGGCTCCGCCATCCTTGATGTGGCGGCAGGCACGGGGGTCCTCAGCCGCGAGCTGGTCCGCCTGGGCGCGACCGAGGTGGTGGCACTCGACATCTCGCACCGCATGCTGCTGGCCGGGATGCGGCGCCGCGCCGCGCGCATGCGGATGTTGAACGCCGACGCGATGCGGCTACCGTTCGCAGACCGGACGTTCGACGCGGTGACGATCGCCTTCGGCTTGCGCAACATGCCCGACGCCGCATCCGCACTCCGGGAGTTCGCCCGCGTGACGCGCCCGGGTGGACGACTCGTGGTGCTGGAGTTCAGCAGCCCGACCTGGCCCCCGTTCCGACGTCTCTACGACGCCTACCTGACTGGTGTCCTGCCGCGCGTGGCGCAGGTCGTGTCGTCGGACCCCTCGGCCTACCGCTACCTCGCCCAGAGCATCCTGCTGTGGCCGGATCAGGACGGCCTCGGTCGGTGGCTGGCGCGTAACGGATGGGAGGGGGTGCGCTACCGCAACCTGAGCGGGGGCATCGTGGCGGTGCACCGTGGCCGCCGTCCGACCCGGGAGGACCGACCCTGA
- a CDS encoding NAD(P)H-dependent oxidoreductase subunit E: MALSDKIHATADRLIARYPQPQSALMPLLYLVQHDQGYITEEGIAFCAEKLNLTKAEVQAVQTFYQMYERDDPGDWLVTVCTNFSCKVRGGQEIFDRWVDRLGGEHDPDNAVTVKHLECLGNCESAPVVQVNYQNYEGLSVDEAMELLEQVRRGQPPLPVNGEPPPTFREVCWRLAGAAEHERLHAAAVRAAQSDMVSYEEPPAERVLDEAHPLGGPGVHRPGPEIGDTTGVAAPHEHDHRAPSEEPPAGERLDRPMIEPEDEAGDEDDTEPAAEEEPGGEADAEPSSDEEPGVEEEGESEQDPDGESDEDADEDANEDANEDADEDAEEAGPPPKKASVSQSGGTAHVRRIDVDPGFDAAHAGDPPHDQEHGAARQEREGER; this comes from the coding sequence GTGGCCCTGTCGGACAAGATCCACGCGACGGCGGACCGGCTGATCGCCCGCTACCCCCAGCCGCAGTCGGCGCTGATGCCGCTGCTGTACCTGGTGCAGCACGATCAGGGCTACATCACCGAGGAGGGCATCGCGTTCTGCGCCGAGAAGCTCAACCTCACCAAGGCCGAGGTCCAGGCGGTCCAGACCTTCTACCAGATGTACGAGCGCGACGACCCCGGCGACTGGCTCGTCACGGTCTGCACGAACTTCTCGTGCAAGGTGCGCGGTGGGCAGGAGATCTTCGACCGCTGGGTGGACAGGCTCGGCGGCGAACACGACCCCGACAACGCGGTCACGGTCAAGCACCTGGAGTGCCTCGGCAACTGCGAGAGCGCGCCGGTCGTGCAGGTCAACTACCAGAACTACGAGGGCCTGTCGGTGGACGAGGCGATGGAGCTGCTCGAGCAGGTCCGTCGTGGCCAGCCGCCGCTCCCCGTCAACGGCGAACCGCCACCGACCTTCCGGGAGGTGTGCTGGCGCCTGGCCGGCGCCGCCGAGCACGAGCGTCTCCACGCCGCGGCGGTGCGGGCGGCTCAGTCCGACATGGTGTCCTACGAGGAGCCGCCAGCCGAGCGTGTCCTGGACGAGGCCCACCCGCTCGGCGGGCCGGGGGTGCATCGGCCGGGGCCGGAGATCGGCGACACCACCGGGGTGGCCGCACCCCACGAGCACGACCACCGCGCCCCCTCCGAGGAGCCCCCGGCCGGTGAACGCCTCGACAGGCCGATGATCGAACCCGAGGATGAGGCCGGCGACGAGGACGACACGGAGCCGGCGGCCGAGGAGGAACCCGGGGGCGAGGCGGACGCTGAGCCCTCGTCCGACGAGGAACCCGGGGTCGAGGAGGAAGGCGAGTCCGAGCAAGACCCCGACGGCGAGTCCGACGAGGACGCCGACGAGGACGCCAACGAGGACGCCAACGAGGACGCCGACGAGGACGCCGAGGAGGCGGGCCCGCCACCGAAGAAGGCGTCGGTCAGCCAGAGCGGTGGCACCGCGCACGTCCGGCGGATCGATGTCGACCCGGGGTTCGACGCAGCCCATGCCGGCGATCCCCCACACGACCAGGAACACGGGGCAGCTCGCCAAGAGCGGGAAGGTGAACGCTGA
- the menD gene encoding 2-succinyl-5-enolpyruvyl-6-hydroxy-3-cyclohexene-1-carboxylic-acid synthase encodes MTATNPSHALALTVVDELARHGLTDAVLAPGSRSAALAMALHDDPRVRVHVQIDERSAGFVALGLGKATGRPAVVLTTSGTATANLFPAVVEAHQARVPLLALTADRPPELRHTAANQTIDQLKLFGDHVRWFVEVGVAEDRPGVVGYWRSTVSRLWAEALGVRGPAGPVHANVAFREPLVALADDGRAPPATFTQRLDGRADARPWTVVARGARPAPEAAVEALAGRIADTERGLLVVGDTAAPPGPIVDLAHAAGWPLIAEPPSSARTGRYAISTAHALLDHPPFAAAHRPDLVVRIGRSVLSRAVEGHLGPDVSQVLIDPDGVWLDPGRVVGQLVVADPALACEAVTAALPGARTSGWLEAWLGYERVARTTLDAVLDGSANPSEPRTARDVAAAVPSGGTLVVASSRPVRDLDLAMGPRDGVGVLANRGASGIDGFVSTALGVALATAPAPTVALAGDLSLLHDANGLLLRAHAGEVDLPLVVVNNDGGGIFHFLPQARFPASFERVFATPHGLDLADLAGLHRVAHTRIGRADELTPALGAAAAAGGIHLIEVSTDREETVALHRRILAEIAAALDRLP; translated from the coding sequence GTGACGGCCACCAACCCCTCACACGCGCTGGCGCTGACCGTCGTCGACGAACTCGCCCGCCACGGCTTGACCGACGCGGTGCTCGCCCCTGGCTCGCGATCGGCGGCGCTGGCGATGGCGCTGCACGACGACCCGCGGGTGCGCGTGCACGTCCAGATCGACGAGCGCTCCGCGGGGTTCGTCGCGCTCGGCCTGGGCAAGGCCACCGGCCGTCCCGCCGTCGTGCTCACGACCTCCGGGACAGCCACCGCGAACCTGTTCCCGGCCGTGGTCGAGGCCCATCAGGCCCGCGTCCCGTTGCTGGCGCTCACCGCGGACCGGCCGCCGGAGCTGCGTCACACGGCCGCGAACCAGACCATCGACCAGCTGAAGCTCTTCGGGGACCACGTGCGCTGGTTCGTCGAGGTCGGCGTGGCCGAGGACCGCCCCGGCGTCGTCGGCTACTGGCGGTCGACCGTGTCACGGTTGTGGGCCGAAGCGCTGGGCGTGCGCGGACCGGCCGGCCCGGTTCACGCCAACGTCGCCTTCCGGGAGCCGTTGGTGGCGCTCGCCGATGACGGGCGCGCCCCGCCCGCGACGTTCACCCAGCGGCTGGACGGACGTGCGGACGCCCGACCGTGGACGGTGGTCGCGCGCGGAGCCCGCCCCGCCCCGGAGGCCGCCGTGGAGGCGCTGGCCGGGCGCATCGCGGACACCGAACGTGGGCTGCTCGTCGTCGGGGACACCGCCGCCCCGCCGGGACCGATCGTCGACCTGGCCCACGCGGCAGGATGGCCGCTGATCGCCGAGCCGCCGTCGAGCGCCCGCACCGGCCGGTACGCGATCAGCACCGCCCACGCCCTGCTCGACCATCCGCCGTTCGCTGCGGCGCACCGCCCCGACCTGGTGGTGCGGATCGGACGCAGCGTCCTGTCCCGCGCTGTCGAGGGCCACCTCGGACCAGATGTGTCACAGGTCCTGATCGACCCGGACGGGGTGTGGCTGGATCCTGGACGCGTGGTCGGCCAGCTGGTCGTGGCCGACCCGGCACTCGCCTGCGAGGCGGTGACCGCCGCGCTTCCGGGCGCCCGCACGTCCGGCTGGCTCGAAGCATGGCTGGGTTACGAGCGTGTGGCCCGCACCACCCTCGACGCGGTCCTCGACGGGTCGGCGAACCCGAGCGAACCCCGGACCGCCCGCGACGTCGCCGCGGCCGTCCCGTCCGGCGGCACGCTCGTGGTGGCGTCGAGCCGTCCGGTGCGCGATCTGGACCTCGCCATGGGCCCGCGCGACGGGGTTGGTGTCCTGGCCAACCGCGGCGCCAGTGGGATCGACGGGTTCGTGTCCACCGCCCTGGGCGTGGCGCTCGCGACGGCGCCGGCCCCGACCGTGGCTCTCGCGGGCGATCTGTCGCTGCTGCACGATGCCAACGGGCTGCTGCTGCGTGCACACGCCGGCGAGGTGGACCTGCCGCTGGTCGTGGTCAACAACGACGGCGGAGGCATCTTCCACTTCCTGCCACAGGCGCGCTTCCCCGCCAGCTTCGAGCGGGTGTTCGCCACGCCCCACGGCCTGGACCTGGCCGACTTGGCAGGCCTGCACCGCGTCGCCCACACCCGGATCGGCCGAGCAGACGAGCTGACGCCGGCGCTGGGAGCCGCCGCCGCCGCCGGCGGGATCCACCTGATCGAGGTCTCCACCGACCGTGAGGAGACCGTGGCGCTGCACCGGCGGATCCTCGCGGAGATCGCTGCGGCCCTCGACCGCCTGCCGTGA
- a CDS encoding geranylgeranyl reductase family protein, with amino-acid sequence MATSTAASAAGGVVHADVVVVGAGPGGSTAAAYLADAGHDVVLIDKEAFPRDKPCGDGLTPRAVREIRRLGLVDEAEGRADGWRRNVGLRVHGAGMVLELPWPQLHDWPDWSLTCTRLRFDATLARLAQARGAQMWERTEVTRPLLRPDGRVSGVAWRDADGRDGEVRAPVVIASDGASSRLATALGLRRRDDRPMGVAVRTYYRSPAAESAWLSSYLELEEDGDLLPGYGWVFPLDDGTANVGVGVIGTTPHFQRINYRRLMDRWAAAMPDEWGFGPATREGSVASAALPMGFSRQPHHHRGLLLVGDAGGMVNPTNGEGISYAMESARFAAEVVDVALCERSTAVLDGYAAELKRQWGGYFTLGRWFIRLMGNAEVMRFCTVHGMSNAAVMRFLLRFMAHLTDQRPSDAADVVINTLQKAAPAA; translated from the coding sequence ATGGCGACCAGCACCGCGGCGTCCGCCGCGGGGGGTGTCGTGCACGCCGATGTGGTGGTGGTGGGGGCTGGCCCCGGCGGCTCGACCGCCGCCGCGTACCTCGCCGACGCGGGTCACGACGTCGTGCTGATCGACAAGGAAGCGTTCCCGCGCGACAAGCCCTGCGGGGATGGCCTCACGCCGCGCGCGGTCCGCGAGATCCGTCGGCTGGGCCTGGTCGACGAAGCCGAGGGTCGAGCCGACGGCTGGCGGCGCAACGTCGGTCTGCGGGTCCACGGCGCCGGGATGGTGCTCGAGCTGCCCTGGCCGCAGCTGCACGACTGGCCCGACTGGAGCCTGACCTGCACGCGTCTGCGTTTCGACGCGACGCTGGCGCGCCTGGCTCAGGCCCGGGGCGCGCAGATGTGGGAACGGACCGAGGTGACGCGACCGTTGCTCCGGCCGGATGGTCGGGTCAGCGGCGTGGCGTGGCGCGACGCCGACGGGCGCGACGGTGAGGTCCGCGCCCCGGTCGTGATCGCCAGCGACGGGGCGTCGAGCCGGTTGGCCACGGCGCTGGGGTTACGCCGTCGCGACGACCGTCCGATGGGCGTGGCGGTACGGACCTACTACCGCAGCCCGGCCGCGGAGAGCGCCTGGCTGTCGTCCTACCTGGAGCTGGAGGAGGACGGCGACCTCCTGCCTGGCTACGGCTGGGTCTTCCCACTCGACGACGGGACCGCCAACGTGGGCGTCGGAGTGATCGGGACGACCCCGCACTTCCAGCGCATCAACTACCGACGGCTGATGGATCGCTGGGCAGCAGCGATGCCGGACGAGTGGGGGTTCGGTCCGGCGACCCGCGAGGGCAGTGTCGCCTCCGCTGCGCTGCCCATGGGCTTCTCCCGCCAGCCGCACCACCACCGTGGCCTGCTCCTGGTCGGTGACGCCGGCGGGATGGTCAACCCCACCAACGGCGAGGGGATCTCCTACGCCATGGAGTCAGCCCGCTTCGCTGCCGAGGTCGTCGACGTGGCCCTGTGCGAGCGCTCCACGGCGGTCCTGGACGGCTACGCCGCCGAGCTCAAACGCCAGTGGGGTGGGTACTTCACGTTGGGGCGTTGGTTCATCCGGCTCATGGGTAACGCGGAGGTGATGCGGTTCTGCACCGTCCACGGCATGTCGAACGCAGCGGTGATGCGGTTCTTGCTGCGGTTCATGGCGCATCTGACCGATCAGCGTCCGTCGGATGCCGCCGATGTGGTGATCAACACGTTGCAGAAGGCGGCTCCCGCAGCGTGA
- a CDS encoding isochorismate synthase translates to MTRLPVRTVAVDDDRPLLELVPDPDGVVWVRGHHGLVGWGEAARFDPGTGEERFARAAEWFGQLVASARVDDQVGAPGCGLVAFASFTFDPSTSGSVLIVPAIVVGRRHGGSWLTLTGSVPVPSLASVAVPAAGDRVRYAGASKPDLRWLESVAEAIARIEAGRLDKVVLARDELVWTRSPVDGRLLTRRLHDRFGDCWTFMIDGLVGATPELLVRRAGDEITSIVLAGSARRGDDVTDDARLGEQLLASKKDRREHELAVDSVRDALAGRCGHLQIDNEPWLRRLANVQHLATTVTGHSRDAATALELAGALHPTAAVGGAPTDVAVDVIRELEGMDRGRYAGPVGWVDARGDGEFGIALRCAQLAGARARLFAGAGVVAGSLPEEELEETRLKLRAMQSAFEG, encoded by the coding sequence GTGACTCGCCTGCCTGTGCGCACCGTCGCGGTCGACGACGACCGCCCGCTGTTGGAACTGGTCCCCGACCCCGACGGGGTCGTGTGGGTACGCGGCCACCATGGCCTGGTGGGATGGGGGGAAGCGGCCCGCTTCGATCCCGGGACCGGTGAGGAACGCTTCGCCCGTGCCGCCGAGTGGTTCGGGCAGCTCGTCGCCTCAGCCCGTGTCGACGATCAGGTCGGCGCGCCCGGCTGCGGGCTGGTGGCGTTCGCGAGCTTCACGTTCGACCCGAGCACGTCCGGGTCGGTGCTCATCGTCCCCGCCATCGTCGTGGGTCGGCGCCACGGCGGCTCCTGGCTCACGCTGACGGGATCGGTTCCGGTGCCGTCGCTGGCGTCCGTTGCCGTGCCGGCGGCTGGCGACCGGGTCCGGTACGCCGGCGCCTCCAAGCCGGACCTGCGCTGGCTCGAGTCGGTCGCCGAGGCGATCGCCCGGATCGAGGCTGGCCGGCTCGACAAGGTCGTGCTCGCCCGTGACGAACTCGTGTGGACCCGCTCCCCGGTCGACGGGCGGCTGCTGACCCGGCGCCTGCACGACCGCTTCGGTGACTGCTGGACCTTCATGATCGACGGACTGGTCGGGGCGACCCCCGAGCTGCTGGTGCGGCGGGCCGGCGATGAGATCACCTCGATCGTCCTGGCCGGGTCGGCACGGCGCGGCGACGACGTCACCGACGACGCGCGGCTCGGAGAGCAACTGCTGGCCTCCAAGAAGGACCGCCGCGAGCACGAACTCGCCGTGGACTCCGTCCGGGATGCCCTCGCCGGGCGCTGTGGGCACCTCCAGATCGACAACGAGCCGTGGCTGCGGCGCCTGGCCAACGTCCAGCACCTGGCGACCACGGTCACCGGCCACAGCCGCGACGCCGCAACCGCCCTCGAGCTCGCCGGCGCGCTGCACCCGACGGCTGCCGTTGGGGGGGCGCCGACCGATGTCGCGGTCGACGTGATCCGTGAGCTGGAGGGCATGGACCGCGGACGCTACGCCGGCCCGGTGGGCTGGGTCGATGCCCGCGGTGACGGCGAGTTCGGGATCGCGTTGCGCTGCGCGCAGCTCGCCGGCGCCCGGGCGCGGTTGTTCGCGGGTGCCGGCGTCGTCGCCGGGTCGCTGCCGGAGGAGGAACTCGAGGAGACGCGACTGAAGCTCCGCGCGATGCAGTCGGCGTTCGAGGGCTGA